From the Kogia breviceps isolate mKogBre1 chromosome 3, mKogBre1 haplotype 1, whole genome shotgun sequence genome, one window contains:
- the TNFAIP2 gene encoding tumor necrosis factor alpha-induced protein 2 — translation MLNTMTFQGFPHQQPAPGAPDFPGSPQKLPFTSEAESEACLSEASSEDLVPPLEAEEAPDRVAEEAAKKKKKSKGLASMFSVFTKGRRKKGQPSSAETEGGSESQSQPAGRLPTVEELKADLERGRLEAAGPLLALERELQAATAAGGMSEEELLRRQSKVEALYVLLRDQVLGLLRRPLEAAPERLRQALTVLAEQEREDRAAAAAAAAAGPGPSALAATRPRRWLQLWRRGVAQAAEERLGERPAAAAEGRTEAERAFLHMGRTMKEDLEAVVERLKPLFPAEFAVVAAYAESYHEHFAAQLADLAQFELSERDTYVLLLWVQNLYPNDVINSPRLAGELQGVRLGSLLPSKQIQLLEATFLYNEVASVKELMARALELESRCWTQDVAPQRLDGRCHSELAIDVIQIISQGQAKAESITLDLGSQIKHMLLVELAAFLKSYQRAFDEFLERCKQLRNYRATVIANINNCLSFRMFVDQKWQIPQDLQSHLLSPLNELKSHGIDTLLQKLFGVLKPLFKRFTQTRWAAPTETLEEIISAVGERLPEFSELQDCFREELMEAVHLHLVKEYIIRLSKWRLVLKTPAQQQRLAEHILANAELIQRFCTQNGSPATWLHRALPTLAEIIRLQDPSAIKIEVATYATWYPDFSKGHLSAILAIKENLSSSEVRSIRGILDINTGAHKPSKSLFALIKAG, via the exons ATGCTGAACACCATGACCTTCCAGGGCTTTCCGCACCAGCAGCCTGCACCAGGGGCCCCTGACTTCCCCGGAAGCCCCCAGAAGTTGCCCTTCACCTCGGAGGCAGAGTCAGAAGCCTGCCTGTCGGAGGCCTCCTCCGAGGACCTGGTGCCACCCCTGGAGGCCGAGGAAGCCCCAGATAGGGTTGCAGAAGAGGCCgcgaagaagaagaagaagtcgAAAGGCCTGGCCAGCATGTTTAGCGTCTTCAccaaagggaggaggaagaagggtcAGCCCAGCTCAGCAGAGACAGAGGGCGGCTCTGAGTCCCAGTCCCAGCCGGCTGGCCGGCTGCCCACAG TGGAGGAGCTCAAGGCCGACCTGGAGCGCGGGCGGCTGGAGGCGGCGGGGCCGCTGCTGGCGCTGGAGCGGGAGCTGCAGGCGGCGACGGCGGCGGGCGGCATGAGCGAGGAGGAGCTGCTGCGGCGCCAGAGCAAGGTGGAGGCGCTGTACGTGCTGCTGCGCGACCAGGTCCTCGGCCTGCTGCGCCGGCCGCTGGAGGCGGCGCCGGAGCGGCTGCGCCAGGCGCTGACCGTGCTGGCCGAGCAGGAGCGCGAGGaccgcgcggcggcggcggcggcggcggcggcggggcccgggCCCTCGGCGCTGGCGGCCACGCGGCCCCGGCGCTGGCTGCAGCTGTGGCGGCGCGGCGTGGCGCAGGCGGCCGAGGAGCGCCTGGGCGAGCGGCCGGCCGCGGCTGCCGAGGGCCGCACGGAGGCCGAGCGCGCCTTCCTGCACATGGGCCGCACCATGAAGGAGGACCTGGAGGCCGTGGTGGAGCGGCTGAAGCCGCTGTTCCCCGCCGAGTTCGCCGTGGTGGCGGCCTACGCCGAGAGCTACCACGAGCACTTCGCCGCGCAGCTGGCGGACCTGGCACAGTTCGAGCTGAGCGAACGCGACACCTACGTGCTACTGCTCTGGGTGCAGAACCTCTACCCCAA TGACGTCATCAACAGCCCCAGGCTGGCGGGCGAGCTGCAAGGAGTCAGGCTGGGGAGCCTCCTGCCCAGCAAGCAGATCCAGCTGCTGGAGGCCACGTTCCTCTACAATGAGGTG gccAGCGTGAAGGAGCTGATGGCCCGCGCCCTGGAGCTGGAGTCGCGGTGCTGGACCCAGGATGTGGCTCCCCAGAGGCTGGACGGCCGCTGCCACAGTGAGCTGGCCATCGACGTCATCCAG ATCATCTCCCAGGGCCAGGCCAAGGCCGAGAGCATCACCCTTGACCTAGGCTCGCAGATAAAGCACATGCTGTTGGTGGAGCTAGCTGCGTTCCTCAAGAG CTACCAGCGTGCCTTTGACGAATTTCTGGAGAGGTGCAAACAGCTGAGAAATTACAGGGCCACTGTCATCGCCAACATCAACAACTGCCTCTCCTTTCG GATGTTCGTGGACCAGAAGTGGCAGATACCACAGGACCTCCAGAGCCACCTGCTGAGCCCCCTGAATGAGCTCAAGAGTCACGGCATTGACACCCTGCTCCAGAAGCTGTTTGGGGTCCTGAAG CCGCTGTTCAAGAGGTTCACACAGACCCGCTGGGCGGCCCCCACGGAGACCCTGGAGGAAATTATCTCCGCAGTGGGCGAGAGGCTGCCCGAGTTCTCTGAACTGCAGGACTGTTTCCGGGAG GAGCTCATGGAGGCTGTACACCTGCACCTGGTGAAGGAGTACATCATCCGCCTCAGCAAGTGGCGCCTGGTCCTCAAGACGCCGGCACAGCAGCAGCGGCTGGCGGAGCACATCCTGGCCAACGCGGAGCTCATCCAGCGCTTCTGCACTCAGAAC GGCTCCCCGGCAACCTGGCTGCATCGTGCCCTCCCCACGCTCGCAGAGATTATTCGCCTGCAAGACCCCAGTGCCATCAAGATCGAGGTGGCCACGTATGCCACCTGGTACCCCGACTTCAG CAAAGGCCACCTGAGCGCCATCCTGGCCATCAAGGAGAATCTGTCCAGCAGTGAAGTCAGGAGCATCCGGGGCATCCTAGACATCAACACGGGGGCGCACAAGCCCTCTAAGTCCCTGTTTGCACTTATAAAGGCCGGTTAG